In one window of Photorhabdus laumondii subsp. laumondii DNA:
- a CDS encoding Eco57I restriction-modification methylase domain-containing protein: MTQQLDAANSVRSKVTPRAVAVPVCPVTAATEALATEGGLEARGAIFTRFEVVDFILDLVGYTEDQPLHEKRLLEPSFGGGDFLLPIIERLLSAWRAARPSGSALDELTDAIRAVELHHETFKSTKAAVVTLLRRQGIAANAAVTLASYWLSQGDFLLAPLEGQFDFVVGNPPYVRQELIPAPLLAEYRSRYLTMYDRADIYIPFIERSLSVLSDGGSLGFICADRWMKNRYGGPLRSLVAERFHLKVYVDMVDTPAFHSDVIAYPAITIISREVPRPTRIAYRPAIDPATLTALAGLLKAPSLPKEVGPARELAQVTNGSEPWLLESFDQMAVIRRLEGDFPLLEEAGCKVGIGVATGADKAFIGDFDALNVEPDRKVPLVTTKDIMTGEVEWRGLGVINPFAEQGGLVDLDEYPRLRRYLEARREVIAGRHCAQKAPANWYRTIDRITPSLAARPKLLIPDIKGQAHIVYENGELYPHHNLYYVTSDDWDLRALQAVLLSAVTRLFVATYSTKMRGGFLRFQAQYLRRIRIPHWAEVSEPLRRELAEAAIKRDLQACNRAVFRLYDLSQEERSALGGNGE, encoded by the coding sequence ATGACCCAACAACTAGACGCCGCAAACAGCGTGCGCAGCAAGGTTACTCCTAGAGCTGTTGCAGTGCCTGTATGTCCCGTCACGGCAGCGACTGAGGCTTTGGCGACAGAGGGCGGGCTCGAAGCCCGAGGGGCCATTTTCACGCGCTTTGAGGTGGTGGATTTCATTCTCGACTTGGTTGGTTACACAGAGGATCAACCGCTTCACGAAAAGCGGCTTTTGGAGCCGTCATTTGGTGGTGGCGACTTTCTGTTGCCGATCATTGAGCGGCTACTGAGTGCATGGCGGGCAGCAAGGCCGAGCGGTTCCGCGCTCGACGAACTAACCGATGCAATCCGGGCGGTGGAATTGCACCACGAGACCTTTAAGAGCACCAAAGCTGCCGTTGTCACACTGCTCAGGCGGCAAGGGATCGCTGCGAATGCTGCGGTCACGTTGGCTAGTTACTGGCTGTCGCAAGGCGATTTCCTGCTGGCACCGCTGGAGGGGCAATTTGATTTTGTGGTTGGCAACCCACCCTATGTTCGTCAGGAGTTGATTCCGGCACCGCTGCTTGCAGAATATCGTAGTCGTTACCTGACGATGTATGACCGGGCAGATATCTACATTCCCTTCATTGAGCGGTCTCTGTCGGTTTTGTCGGATGGTGGCAGCCTAGGCTTCATCTGCGCTGATCGCTGGATGAAAAACCGCTATGGCGGGCCACTGCGCAGCCTCGTAGCCGAGCGGTTCCACCTGAAAGTCTATGTCGACATGGTGGATACACCTGCCTTCCACTCCGATGTGATTGCTTACCCAGCAATCACTATCATCAGCCGTGAAGTGCCGAGGCCAACGCGCATCGCTTACCGCCCGGCTATTGACCCTGCGACGCTGACCGCATTGGCAGGTTTGCTCAAAGCACCCTCGCTGCCGAAGGAAGTCGGCCCGGCGCGTGAACTTGCCCAAGTGACCAACGGTTCGGAGCCGTGGTTGCTGGAGTCATTCGACCAGATGGCGGTTATTCGCCGTCTGGAGGGGGACTTTCCCCTGCTGGAAGAGGCAGGGTGTAAGGTCGGGATCGGTGTTGCGACTGGCGCGGACAAAGCATTTATCGGGGATTTCGACGCGCTTAATGTTGAGCCAGACCGGAAGGTGCCGCTGGTAACAACCAAAGACATCATGACCGGCGAAGTGGAGTGGCGCGGTCTGGGTGTTATCAACCCCTTTGCTGAGCAGGGCGGACTGGTCGATCTTGACGAGTATCCCCGTCTGCGGCGCTACCTTGAGGCTCGACGAGAGGTGATCGCTGGGCGTCACTGTGCGCAGAAAGCTCCGGCCAACTGGTATCGCACAATTGACCGCATCACGCCGTCGTTGGCTGCGAGGCCAAAGCTCCTGATTCCAGATATCAAGGGACAGGCGCATATCGTCTATGAAAATGGTGAACTGTATCCTCACCACAACCTCTACTACGTCACGTCAGACGACTGGGATTTACGGGCCTTGCAGGCTGTCCTGCTATCCGCGGTCACTCGTCTGTTTGTGGCGACCTATTCAACGAAAATGCGGGGTGGATTCCTACGCTTCCAAGCTCAGTACCTGCGCCGCATTCGCATTCCGCACTGGGCTGAAGTGTCAGAACCGCTGCGCCGTGAGTTAGCCGAGGCTGCTATCAAACGGGACTTGCAAGCTTGCAACCGGGCTGTGTTCAGGCTCTACGACTTAAGCCAAGAAGAACGATCTGCCCTCGGGGGAAATGGAGAATAA
- a CDS encoding helix-turn-helix domain-containing protein: MREIKALLRDPDIQVAEVARRYGVSRTTLYKHVGVITPRQ, from the coding sequence GTGCGCGAGATCAAAGCCCTGTTGCGCGATCCCGATATTCAGGTGGCCGAGGTGGCCCGCCGTTATGGCGTGTCCCGAACCACACTTTACAAGCATGTCGGCGTCATCACGCCGCGCCAATGA
- the guaA gene encoding glutamine-hydrolyzing GMP synthase, producing the protein MTTNIHQHRILILDFGSQYTQLIARRIREIGVYCELWAWDVTEEQIREFNPSGIILSGGPESTTAQGSPRAPEYVFNAGVPVLGVCYGMQTMSVQFGGKVEDSTEREFGYAQVEIKAESALFRGIQDSLNEQGKPSLDVWMSHGDKVTAIPEDFITIASTDTCPFAIIANEEKRFYGVQFHPEVTHTHQGQRILERFVLDVCQCEALWTPASIIEDTVVRLREQVGEDHVILGLSGGVDSSVTALLLHRAIGNRLTCVFVDNGLLRLNEATQVMEMFAGKFGLNIVHVPAEDRFLTALAGINDPEEKRKTIGRVFVEVFDEEASKQAQVKWLAQGTIYPDVIESAASATGKAHVIKSHHNVGGLPEEMKLGLVEPLKELFKDEVRKIGLELGLPYDMLNRHPFPGPGLGVRVLGEVKKEYCDLLRQADAIFIEELHKADLYNKVSQAFTVFLPVRSVGVMGDGRKYDWVVSLRAVETIDFMTAHWAHLPYDFLGRVSNRIINEVNGISRVVYDVSGKPPATIEWE; encoded by the coding sequence ATGACAACTAATATCCATCAGCACCGCATTCTTATCCTTGATTTTGGTTCGCAATATACTCAATTGATTGCTCGCCGTATCCGTGAAATCGGGGTTTATTGTGAACTTTGGGCATGGGATGTCACTGAAGAGCAAATCCGCGAATTTAACCCAAGCGGCATTATTCTTTCCGGTGGCCCGGAAAGTACCACAGCACAAGGAAGTCCACGTGCTCCTGAATATGTTTTCAACGCTGGCGTTCCGGTTCTGGGGGTCTGCTATGGCATGCAAACGATGTCAGTACAGTTTGGTGGTAAGGTAGAAGATTCTACTGAGCGTGAATTTGGGTATGCTCAGGTTGAGATTAAAGCGGAAAGTGCATTATTCCGTGGGATCCAAGATTCATTAAATGAGCAAGGTAAACCATCATTGGATGTATGGATGAGTCACGGTGATAAAGTTACTGCAATTCCCGAGGACTTTATCACTATCGCCAGCACTGATACCTGTCCATTTGCCATCATAGCAAATGAAGAAAAACGTTTTTATGGCGTGCAATTCCACCCGGAAGTCACTCATACCCATCAGGGACAGCGTATATTGGAACGTTTTGTACTGGATGTATGCCAATGTGAAGCGTTGTGGACGCCTGCTTCTATTATCGAAGATACCGTTGTACGCCTGCGTGAACAGGTTGGTGAGGATCACGTTATTTTGGGGCTGTCCGGTGGTGTTGATTCCTCTGTCACTGCATTGTTACTGCATCGTGCAATTGGTAACCGCCTGACCTGTGTATTTGTTGATAATGGTTTACTGCGTTTGAATGAAGCCACTCAAGTGATGGAAATGTTTGCCGGCAAATTTGGACTGAATATTGTTCATGTTCCCGCAGAAGATCGCTTCCTGACTGCACTGGCTGGCATTAATGATCCGGAAGAGAAGCGTAAAACAATTGGCCGTGTGTTTGTTGAAGTCTTTGATGAAGAGGCGAGCAAACAGGCTCAGGTTAAATGGCTGGCACAAGGCACTATTTACCCAGATGTTATCGAATCAGCGGCATCTGCGACCGGCAAAGCACACGTTATCAAATCTCATCATAACGTAGGTGGTTTGCCGGAAGAGATGAAATTGGGTCTGGTGGAACCGCTGAAAGAGTTGTTCAAAGATGAAGTACGTAAAATTGGTTTGGAATTGGGATTGCCTTATGACATGTTGAACCGTCATCCATTCCCAGGCCCAGGTTTGGGCGTTCGTGTACTGGGTGAAGTGAAGAAAGAGTACTGCGATCTGTTACGGCAGGCTGATGCTATTTTCATCGAAGAGCTGCACAAAGCTGATTTGTACAATAAAGTCAGTCAGGCGTTTACCGTATTCTTGCCAGTTCGCTCCGTGGGTGTGATGGGGGATGGTCGTAAATATGACTGGGTTGTTTCGTTGCGAGCAGTAGAAACGATTGATTTTATGACCGCACATTGGGCGCATTTACCATACGATTTCCTAGGCCGGGTTTCTAACCGGATCATCAATGAAGTCAATGGGATATCAAGAGTTGTCTATGATGTCAGCGGCAAACCACCTGCGACTATTGAGTGGGAATGA
- the guaB gene encoding IMP dehydrogenase — translation MLRIKKEALTFDDVLLVPAHSTVLPNTADLSTQLTSSICLKVPMLSAAMDTVTESGLAIALAQEGGMGFIHKNMSIERQAEEVSRVKKHESGVVTDPVTVAPETTLREVKELTERNGFAGYPVVTEGNELVGIITGRDVRFVTDLDQPVTAVMTPKARLVTVKEGEAREVVLQKMHEKRVEKALVVDENFHLLGMITVKDFQKAERKPNACKDARGRLRVGAAVGAGAGNEARIDALVAAGIDVLLIDSSHGHSEGVLQRIRETRAKYPNLQIIGGNVATGEGAKALVAAGVNAVKVGIGPGSICTTRIVTGVGVPQITAISDAVEALEGTGIPVIADGGIRFSGDIAKAIAAGASCVMVGSMLAGTEESPGEIELYQGRSFKSYRGMGSLGAMSKGSSDRYFQTDNAADKLVPEGIEGRVAYKGLLKNIVHQQMGGLRSCMGLTGCATIDELRTKAEFVRISNAGIQESHVHDVTIIKESPNYRLGL, via the coding sequence ATGTTACGAATTAAAAAAGAAGCTTTAACCTTTGATGATGTTCTGTTAGTTCCTGCCCACTCTACTGTTTTACCTAACACTGCTGACCTGTCTACTCAACTGACTTCCTCCATTTGTCTGAAAGTTCCTATGTTATCTGCCGCTATGGATACCGTCACCGAATCCGGTTTGGCTATCGCGTTGGCTCAGGAAGGTGGAATGGGTTTTATCCATAAAAATATGTCCATTGAGCGTCAGGCAGAAGAAGTTAGCCGAGTCAAAAAACATGAGAGTGGTGTTGTGACAGATCCCGTCACAGTGGCACCTGAAACAACGCTGCGTGAAGTTAAAGAATTGACAGAACGTAATGGTTTTGCGGGTTATCCGGTTGTCACTGAAGGAAATGAGTTGGTTGGTATTATTACTGGCCGTGATGTACGTTTCGTTACCGATTTGGATCAGCCTGTTACTGCGGTAATGACGCCTAAAGCGCGTCTGGTGACAGTAAAAGAAGGTGAAGCCCGTGAAGTTGTGTTGCAGAAAATGCACGAAAAACGTGTTGAAAAAGCGCTGGTAGTTGATGAAAACTTTCATCTGCTTGGCATGATCACGGTTAAAGATTTTCAGAAAGCAGAACGTAAACCAAACGCCTGTAAGGATGCACGTGGTCGTTTACGTGTTGGTGCCGCGGTTGGTGCCGGTGCTGGCAATGAAGCGCGTATTGATGCATTGGTTGCTGCTGGTATTGATGTTCTGCTGATTGATTCCTCGCATGGTCATTCTGAAGGGGTGTTGCAACGTATCCGTGAAACCCGTGCTAAGTACCCGAATCTACAAATTATTGGTGGTAACGTGGCGACTGGAGAAGGCGCAAAAGCGCTGGTAGCGGCTGGCGTCAATGCGGTTAAAGTCGGTATTGGTCCCGGTTCTATCTGTACTACCCGTATTGTTACTGGTGTAGGGGTACCACAAATTACCGCTATCTCTGATGCCGTTGAAGCGCTGGAAGGCACCGGCATTCCAGTTATTGCTGATGGTGGTATTCGTTTCTCTGGCGATATTGCCAAAGCCATCGCCGCGGGAGCGTCGTGTGTTATGGTGGGCTCTATGTTGGCAGGGACAGAAGAATCACCAGGAGAAATTGAGCTCTACCAAGGACGTTCATTTAAATCTTATCGTGGTATGGGATCATTGGGGGCGATGTCCAAAGGCTCTTCTGATCGATATTTCCAAACTGATAATGCCGCAGACAAACTGGTGCCGGAAGGTATTGAAGGCCGTGTTGCCTATAAAGGCTTGCTGAAAAACATTGTCCATCAGCAAATGGGAGGCTTGCGTTCCTGTATGGGGCTGACTGGCTGTGCAACTATTGATGAGTTGAGAACCAAAGCAGAATTTGTTCGCATCAGTAATGCCGGTATTCAGGAAAGCCACGTTCACGATGTCACTATCATCAAAGAGTCTCCAAACTACCGGTTAGGTTTGTAA
- the xseA gene encoding exodeoxyribonuclease VII large subunit, producing MSLPFNTGIFSVSRLNQTVRQLLEMEMGRIWLSAEISNFSHPSSGHWYFTLKDERAQVRAAMFRSSNQRVTFRPQNGQQVLVRAIITLYEPRGDYQLIVENMQPAGDGLLQQQFELLKQKLDAEGLFDQSHKKPLPSPAQQLGVITSTSGAALHDILNILKRRDPSLPIIIYPTSVQGAEAPLQIIRAIELANERRECDVLIVGRGGGSLEDLWSFNDERVARAIFHSDIPIVSAVGHETDVTIADFVADLRAPTPSAAAELVSRNQLELLRQIQSQQQRLEMAMDYFFAQKQHIFSLLSHRLQQQHPHLRLARQQNLLVNLRQRLTDSLQRYLKQNSLAYEKLQQRLWYAEPSQQIHHYSQQIQQQDFRLRQAIERQISRSREKFAVSCSRMEAVSPLATLARGYSISQTSDGKLLKQTKQVDVGDVLNTRLQDGWIESEVLKIKKERKKRSANLK from the coding sequence ATGTCACTACCTTTTAATACTGGAATTTTTTCTGTCAGTCGTCTTAATCAGACGGTTCGACAACTACTCGAAATGGAAATGGGCAGAATTTGGCTAAGCGCTGAGATATCCAATTTTTCTCACCCCTCCTCCGGGCACTGGTATTTCACGCTGAAAGATGAGCGTGCCCAAGTGCGGGCGGCAATGTTTCGCAGTAGCAATCAACGGGTAACATTCAGGCCACAAAATGGTCAGCAAGTTTTGGTTCGCGCGATAATCACGCTTTATGAACCAAGAGGAGATTACCAGCTTATTGTTGAAAATATGCAACCCGCTGGTGATGGCCTGTTACAGCAACAGTTTGAATTATTGAAACAAAAACTTGATGCCGAAGGATTATTTGACCAAAGCCACAAGAAGCCCCTGCCATCCCCTGCTCAACAGCTTGGTGTCATTACTTCAACCAGTGGCGCAGCCCTGCATGATATTTTGAATATTTTAAAGCGTCGTGATCCATCATTACCCATCATCATTTATCCAACATCGGTTCAGGGCGCAGAAGCACCATTACAGATTATCCGGGCTATTGAATTAGCTAATGAGCGTCGTGAGTGTGATGTATTGATTGTTGGGCGCGGTGGTGGCTCGCTGGAAGACTTATGGAGTTTCAACGATGAACGTGTCGCCAGAGCCATTTTTCACAGTGATATTCCGATAGTCAGTGCGGTCGGTCATGAAACAGATGTCACCATTGCTGATTTTGTGGCAGATTTACGCGCCCCAACGCCATCAGCGGCTGCTGAGTTAGTTAGCCGTAATCAGCTCGAATTATTACGTCAAATTCAGTCGCAACAACAGCGGTTGGAAATGGCAATGGATTATTTCTTTGCCCAGAAACAACATATTTTCAGTCTGTTATCTCATCGTTTACAGCAACAACATCCTCATCTACGACTAGCGCGTCAGCAAAACTTACTGGTCAATTTACGCCAGCGACTCACTGACAGCTTGCAACGGTACTTAAAGCAAAACAGCCTGGCTTATGAAAAATTACAACAACGGCTCTGGTACGCTGAACCTAGCCAGCAAATCCACCACTATAGTCAACAAATTCAGCAACAAGATTTTCGGTTAAGACAGGCAATTGAACGGCAAATCAGCCGTTCCAGAGAAAAATTTGCCGTTTCCTGTTCACGGATGGAAGCCGTTAGCCCTCTGGCAACACTGGCCCGTGGTTACAGCATCAGTCAAACATCGGATGGAAAATTACTGAAACAAACCAAACAGGTAGATGTTGGTGATGTCTTGAATACCCGTTTACAAGATGGTTGGATTGAAAGTGAGGTGTTGAAAATCAAAAAAGAACGGAAAAAACGATCTGCAAATCTGAAATAG
- a CDS encoding TonB-dependent receptor, giving the protein MKIMTKIAGAGVVLIGLQGLAYGEEKQERKSDKVMKFGSLKVSGSQDDAEVRAMERPGSYSSKGEDTKLQSTDSILRSMPGTYTQIDPGQGTVSVNIRGLSGFGRVNMMVDGVSQSFYGTSPTSPAHGTTYNQFGTIIDPNFIVGVDVNRGQSDGSSSVNALVGSANFRTIGVDDVIFAGNSLGVRTKTAYGNNGIGYNGMIAVAGKTPAFSSEGSIGAMLAVSGHSIDAHYKNGDGVLSDEFVTDKSFKQKPNSQLMKIKIEPNEFHDMELSGRNYHNKFTRRHIDSRDIYLKYNYTPFSEWVDIKLLVSTSESRQRYEGDSLFKLLNSNAKNKSDAIDISNISRFDYGDTNFELTFGSKLMETEYSRTTNSVYSGRGKDEKEKQEYNKKDSEVKENNVFAPSGKQDIASIYGGLKINRGIYQADITFNYMDYRVKGYKPACDLRIPCFPQGATELDLKEHGFNPGILLSAEIIPEFQPFVSYARSMRAPNIQETFYSNEGGGSMNPFLKGESSDTYQIGFNSFRPDLIVKGDTFRLKAAWYHTKVKNYILSDIWLICGNRKKCKADSSTDYNEVDPNIKMYIYHNSLTPVKIHGYEIAADYDAGMFYSKLAYSWQKTRQPTSAATAHFGAEPLSQLPDSFMTLDTGVCLFNEKFRVGAIVKYTGDSHRLDPDQYNFDEDGRVVQQKEPKIPTIVDLYSDYQINHNVLLKFSVQNLANKNYSEALNRANSSPLMTEQTSAMQTARGRTYIVGAEIRF; this is encoded by the coding sequence ATGAAAATAATGACAAAGATAGCAGGGGCCGGTGTGGTTTTAATTGGGCTTCAAGGGCTTGCTTATGGTGAGGAAAAGCAAGAGAGAAAATCAGATAAGGTGATGAAATTCGGTAGCCTTAAAGTTTCTGGTTCACAGGATGATGCGGAAGTGAGGGCAATGGAAAGGCCCGGTTCATACAGTTCTAAAGGAGAAGATACAAAACTTCAATCAACGGATAGTATATTACGCAGTATGCCTGGGACTTATACGCAAATAGATCCGGGGCAGGGAACGGTGAGTGTAAATATTCGTGGATTAAGTGGATTTGGTCGAGTAAATATGATGGTTGATGGTGTTAGCCAAAGTTTTTATGGCACATCTCCGACGAGTCCTGCTCACGGGACTACTTATAACCAATTCGGTACAATCATTGATCCTAATTTTATTGTAGGAGTTGATGTCAACCGTGGTCAATCTGATGGCTCAAGTAGTGTTAATGCATTAGTAGGTAGCGCTAATTTTCGCACAATTGGTGTAGATGATGTGATATTTGCAGGGAATTCATTGGGAGTACGCACAAAGACAGCTTATGGAAATAATGGTATTGGCTATAATGGCATGATAGCGGTTGCGGGTAAAACCCCCGCTTTCAGTTCTGAAGGTTCAATAGGCGCTATGTTGGCTGTCAGCGGGCATTCAATTGATGCACATTATAAGAATGGCGACGGAGTATTAAGCGATGAGTTTGTTACAGATAAATCGTTTAAGCAAAAACCTAATTCTCAATTAATGAAAATAAAAATTGAACCCAATGAATTTCATGATATGGAACTAAGTGGCCGTAACTATCATAATAAATTTACCCGCCGTCATATTGATAGTCGGGATATTTATTTAAAATACAATTACACTCCATTTAGTGAATGGGTTGATATAAAATTATTGGTCAGTACCAGTGAGAGTCGTCAACGCTATGAAGGTGATTCACTTTTTAAATTGCTCAATAGTAATGCAAAAAATAAATCAGATGCAATAGATATCAGTAATATTAGTCGTTTCGACTACGGTGATACAAATTTTGAGTTAACATTTGGCAGTAAGTTAATGGAAACCGAATATAGCAGAACAACGAATAGTGTGTATTCTGGTCGAGGTAAAGATGAAAAAGAAAAGCAAGAATATAACAAGAAAGACAGTGAAGTAAAAGAAAATAATGTTTTCGCGCCAAGTGGTAAACAAGATATTGCCAGTATTTATGGTGGATTGAAAATAAATCGTGGAATTTATCAGGCAGATATTACGTTTAATTATATGGATTACCGTGTCAAAGGCTATAAACCGGCTTGTGATCTGCGAATTCCTTGTTTTCCCCAGGGAGCAACCGAATTGGATTTGAAAGAACATGGGTTTAATCCAGGTATTTTACTATCAGCAGAAATTATTCCTGAGTTCCAACCATTCGTCAGTTATGCCCGTTCAATGAGAGCACCCAATATTCAGGAGACTTTTTATAGTAATGAAGGTGGTGGGTCCATGAACCCATTTCTGAAAGGAGAATCATCAGACACTTATCAAATTGGCTTTAACAGTTTCCGCCCAGATTTAATTGTAAAGGGAGATACTTTCCGTCTGAAAGCGGCCTGGTATCATACTAAAGTAAAAAATTATATTCTCAGTGATATCTGGCTTATATGTGGCAATAGGAAAAAATGTAAAGCCGATAGTTCGACAGATTACAATGAAGTCGATCCTAACATCAAAATGTATATCTACCACAATAGCTTGACTCCGGTAAAAATACACGGATATGAAATTGCTGCTGATTATGATGCGGGTATGTTTTATAGCAAATTGGCTTATAGTTGGCAAAAAACGCGTCAACCAACTTCGGCCGCTACCGCGCATTTTGGTGCGGAGCCGTTGTCACAACTACCTGATAGCTTTATGACGTTGGATACCGGTGTTTGTTTATTTAATGAGAAATTCCGTGTTGGTGCGATTGTTAAATATACCGGTGATTCTCATAGGCTGGACCCAGATCAATATAATTTTGATGAAGATGGGAGGGTTGTGCAGCAAAAAGAACCTAAAATCCCAACGATAGTCGATCTTTATAGCGATTATCAGATAAATCACAATGTGCTGCTGAAATTCTCAGTACAGAATTTGGCAAATAAAAATTATTCTGAAGCACTTAATCGTGCAAATTCTTCTCCATTAATGACTGAGCAAACTTCGGCTATGCAAACTGCCCGGGGCCGGACTTATATTGTCGGCGCAGAAATTCGTTTCTGA